The proteins below come from a single Panicum hallii strain FIL2 chromosome 7, PHallii_v3.1, whole genome shotgun sequence genomic window:
- the LOC112899684 gene encoding myosin-14 isoform X2, whose translation MEAKEGPDVSAPEMTDLKAQDDEKENLLNGNANLQVKEAHNDEDDGTGSDGFELIDVKENFGSTKMEEETAAPSTKVDTPPVQKESDTQEEKTATHEEQSVAENTRHLDSSMLNQQTEQLGELTRRIEELESEKGKLVKDLTEAENKQSLHYSSLQEAQSSLAMKDKELAEATKSLKEQGSDLESSKKRIQEIEAELDSSADKLRKLEELKDERSLHAAQEAKRASELDKMLEQAQSNMKEMEKHISSLQEDIKGHQDKATDHQKIEESLRSTISELKVVQEALELSKSQVADLEQKLASQDADISKLTEELNLHCSSEESLKEKTIKLENELTTAHEELQAKLLSLQELETKLDEQAKDRQTSEAALEKQNEQIVILQTQLDKLKDENNTIQGSLVDLNSKLSEKDSMLHQAEDNLAKAQLALSETLTQKEELELNLNSLSEQHGESKAFGEHANQKIFELEAQIQAMHAAEEALKSQLKEADASVEAAEKKSSDLEKQLSEIENKLVSSSEEVELMKERIQQEVAVSAEKGMQLEEAVASLEGYKEKINELQSSLDSSVSKNQLLEQQVKELTDKCSEHQEQAHSVRQRSLELEDLLHTSKTDAEGAYSRTQELEQELNSTYEKLKGVDKELEQYRSKASQLSDDLEAYQTKAASLEAVVEEASKKEKELMESLSQITEEKKKIEELTAEYEAKLQANLKEKQSFGESLQSQELKVLDLQQELVKLREEKEHHENTIADLNLQLSTKNDMYSQLESQLNEAGDDHSKTRSLLSEAQLHKEELELNVKSLNDLHTASKTAAESAMQRVSELETQIQELAASEQNLKLQLSELESKLASAEKTGMDLEQDLKAATIECSNCHVKIDELSGELEAYKEKSTNLETSLAQAQQTEAELSEKLAQVNEEKEKFEELSKKATIKHLEAEKQAQTLQGELESAHGKMEEVENELRSLGTRESSVLEKLKSAEEQLEHKGRALEHATSKKIDLETLYQSLLEDSEMKLQQSADNLAQKDTECQQLSEKLKLAEEQAASYQSRATAATEEAESMKVELEAFESEISTHEATIEELKTKVSDAESKAEQALAELAMLSGTNQALKEELDSKRAMLHEVQEQLNSTRAEKEEVAAKLAEHEKTVEHLTEVHSRGIELQSAAESRNAELEAQLREALEAAEQKETEVKNLKEKLVALESEIESLTHVNEALKQEINAKLVMVDELQEKCSSINSEKEEVAEKLAVHERKIEHLTEEHSRVLELRSVAESKNAKIESQLREVLQKVAQKEDEVTDLTQKLALLEAENEKLAITNKTLKEEVDARMAMFDELQERFNSTHAEKEEAAEKLTVHERTISHLTEVHTRSLELHSAAESKNEEIEAQFREALETIAQKEGEVKELSEKLDALEIELGYYEEQATEAAATEENHKVKFDEALQKIKILEEQLEETQSKVEHFLMEKESLAQANSSLNVELEVHQNKLNELQLALAAAVAEKEGASEEIHSLRKTLDGMIERKAELEIQVSSTMEEHDELKSKYQNALEEKQILNDKYETTKKELEEAIAKLEEKMNVDKSEKELHISKLERQITLSEIKYMEEIKTMQVETTEKDEALTARMQEHANLQHEKDELEQQLLEIRKELDGAYRTIANQEEQASVREIKWDAYRKYSEDQLEAEQQRAAELELQVSALKQQLQEAEIHYKQKEEQVSLRAVQWEADKSHSLDELEAQRQYANDLEKQIEALTQKLQSVDAHYKQKVTEERDKLAEVTTEFNKLTQKVSKSVELEKKVQDLEQKLKVAYSKSEEQAKDSVQLRSREFTMDSSTISSKQHDRSLANDTTSPNPSQKEVQEPSGIMAFKFILGVALLSILIGVFLGKRY comes from the exons ATGGAAGCCAAAGAGGGGCCCGATGTAAGTGCTCCAGAGATGACTGATCTTAAG GCACAAGATGATGAAAAAGAAAACCTACTGAATGGTAATGCCAATCTGCAAGTGAAGGAAGCACAcaatgatgaagatgatggaaCAGGATCTGATGGGTTTGAGCTGATAGATGTGAAGGAAAATTTTGGTTCAACAAAAATGGAGGAAGAAACGGCAGCTCCAAGTACAAAGGTTGATACACCTCCTGTTCAAAAGGAAAGTGATACACAGGAAGAAAAAACGGCAACCCATGAAGAACAATCAGTTGCAGAAAACACGAGACATCTAGACTCCTCCATGTTGAACCAACAAACAGAACAATTGGGCGAGCTGACAAGGCGTATTGAAGAGCTTGAATCTGAAAAAGGCAAACTGGTCAAGGACTTGACAGAAGCAGAAAATAAGCAGAGCCTGCACTACAGTTCTCTACAAGAAGCTCAAAGCTCTCTGGCTATGAAAGATAAGGAGTTGGCTGAAGCAACAAAGTCCCTGAAGGAGCAGGGTTCTGATCTCGAAAGCTCGAAAAAGAGGATTCAAGAAATTGAAGCTGAATTAGATTCATCAGCAGATAAGCTCCGCAAACTTGAAGAGCTGAAGGATGAAAGAAGCTTGCATGCTGCACAGGAGGCAAAGAGGGCCTCAGAACTTGATAAGATGCTGGAACAGGCACAGTCGAATATGAAAGAAATGGAAAAACACATTAGCAGCCTTCAAGAGGATATAAAGGGACATCAAGATAAGGCCACAGACCATCAGAAAATAGAAGAATCACTGAGAAGCACAATCTCAGAACTCAAGGTGGTACAAGAGGCACTGGAGCTGTCAAAGTCACAAGTTGCTGATTTGGAACAGAAACTTGCCTCTCAGGATGCTGACATCAGTAAACTAACTGAAGAGTTGAATCTCCATTGTTCGTCTGAAGAATCTCTTAAAGAGAAGACTATTAAACTAGAGAATGAACTTACTACAGCACATGAAGAGCTACAAGCAAAGCTTTTGAGTTTGCAGGAATTGGAGACAAAACTTGATGAGCAGGCAAAAGACAGACAAACAAGTGAAGCTGCACTAGAGAAGCAAAATGAGCAGATAGTCATCTTGCAGACTCAGCTCGACAAATTGAAGGATGAAAACAATACTATCCAAGGGTCTCTTGTTGATCTTAACTCAAAACTTTCAGAAAAAGACTCCATGCTGCATCAGGCTGAAGATAATCTTGCTAAAGCACAGTTGGCCCTCTCAGAAACACTGACACAAAAAGAAGAATTGGAGCTGAATCTGAACTCTCTCAGTGAGCAGCATGGTGAGTCCAAAGCGTTTGGAGAACATGCAAACCAGAAGATTTTCGAGCTTGAAGCACAAATCCAGGCAATGCATGCAGCTGAAGAGGCACTCAAGTCACAGCTAAAAGAAGCTGACGCAAGTGTGGAAGCTGCTGAGAAGAAAAGTTCAGACCTTGAGAAACAACTCAGTGAGATTGAAAATAAATTAGTTTCATCAAGTGAAGAAGTAGAGTTGATGAAAGAACGTATTCAACAAGAAGTGGCTGTATCAGCAGAAAAAGGAATGCAGCTTGAAGAAGCAGTGGCCAGTCTAGAGGGATACAAAGAAAAAATCAATGAGTTACAATCGTCCCTAGATTCCTCAGTATCTAAAAATCAGCTACTTGAACAGCAAGTCAAGGAGCTGACCGATAAATGCTCAGAGCATCAAGAACAAGCTCATTCAGTTCGGCAAAGGAGCCTTGAGCTGGAAGATTTGCTTCACACATCAAAGACTGATGCTGAAGGTGCATACTCCCGGACACAGGAGCTGGAGCAGGAGCTGAACAGCACATATGAAAAGCTCAAGGGCGTTGATAAAGAACTCGAGCAATACAGAAGCAAAGCTTCACAACTTTCCGATGATCTAGAAGCTTATCAGACAAAAGCAGCTAGTCTTGAAGCTGTGGTGGAAGAAGCAAGCAAGAAAGAGAAGGAGCTTATGGAGTCATTGAGCCAAATAActgaagaaaagaagaaaattgAAGAACTAACGGCAGAGTATGAAGCTAAACTTCAAGCAAATTTGAAGGAAAAGCAATCTTTTGGAGAGAGTTTGCAGAGCCAAGAATTGAAGGTGCTGGATCTACAACAAGAGCTGGTGAAGTTGAGAGAAGAAAAAGAACACCATGAAAACACCATTGCTGATCTGAACCTGCAGCTCTCCACTAAGAATGACATGTACAGTCAACTGGAGTCCCAGTTAAACGAGGCTGGTGATGATCATAGCAAAACAAGATCACTTCTCTCAGAAGCACAATTACACAAAGAAGAACTTGAGCTAAATGTAAAATCTCTTAATGACCTGCACACTGCATCGAAAACAGCTGCCGAATCCGCAATGCAGAGGGTTTCAGAGCTTGAAACTCAAATTCAGGAATTAGCTGCTTCGGAACAGAACCTGAAGCTGCAGCTTAGTGAGTTAGAGTCAAAGTTAGCATCTGCTGAGAAGACGGGCATGGATCTTGAGCAAGACCTTAAAGCTGCTACAATAGAGTGCAGTAATTGCCATGTGAAGATTGATGAGCTTTCTGGGGAGCTTGAAGCATACAAGGAGAAATCAACTAACCTCGAGACTTCATTAGCACAAGCACAGCAAACAGAGGCTGAGTTGTCAGAGAAGTTGGCTCAAGTTAATGAAGAAAAGGAGAAGTTTGAAGAACTGTCAAAGAAAGCAACCATAAAGCATTTGGAAGCAGAGAAGCAGGCCCAAACTTTACAGGGTGAATTAGAATCTGCCCACGGTAAAATGGAAGAGGTGGAAAATGAACTGCGGTCTCTGGGTACTAGAGAAAGCTCAGTGCTTGAGAAGCTTAAATCTGCAGAAGAGCAGCTGGAGCACAAAGGGAGGGCACTGGAACACGCCACTTCCAAGAAAATTGACTTGGAAACTCTGTATCAGTCTTTACTTGAAGATTCAGAGATGAAGCTCCAACAATCAGCAGACAACTTAGCTCAGAAGGACACAGAGTGCCAGCAACTGTCTGAAAAGCTGAAGTTGGCTGAGGAACAAGCAGCATCTTATCAATCAAGAGCAACTGCAGCCACTGAAGAGGCGGAATCTATGAAGGTGGAGCTCGAAGCCTTTGAATCAGAGATTTCAACTCATGAGGCCACCATTGAAGAACTCAAGACCAAGGTCTCTGATGCTGAGTCAAAGGCGGAGCAGGCGTTAGCTGAGCTTGCAATGCTTAGTGGAACAAATCAGGCCCTGAAAGAGGAACTTGATTCTAAGCGGGCAATGCTTCATGAAGTTCAGGAACAGCTTAATTCTACTCGGGCTGAAAAGGAAGAAGTTGCTGCTAAGCTAGCTGAGCATGAAAAGACAGTAGAACATTTGACTGAGGTGCACAGTAGAGGTATAGAGCTCCAATCTGCAGCTGAATCACGGAATGCAGAACTCGAAGCTCAATTGCGTGAAGCTCTTGAGGCAGCAGAGCAAAAAGAGACTGAGGTGAAAAACTTGAAAGAAAAACTGGTTGCCCTCGAGTCTGAGATCGAAAGTTTGACACATGTAAATGAAGCCTTAAAACAGGAGATCAATGCTAAGCTGGTGATGGTTGATGAGCTGCAGGAGAAGTGTAGTTCTATAAATTCTGAGAAAGAAGAAGTTGCAGAGAAGTTGGCTGTTCATGAGAGGAAAATAGAACATTTGACAGAAGAGCATTCCAGAGTCTTGGAGCTCCGATCTGTAGCTGAATCGAAGAATGCAAAAATTGAGAGTCAACTGCGTGAAGTTCTTCAAAAGGTAGCACAAAAGGAAGATGAAGTTACAGACTTGACGCAGAAGCTGGCTTTACTCGAAGCTGAGAATGAAAAGCTGGCTATTACGAACAAGACACTGAAAGAGGAAGTGGATGCTAGGATGGCCATGTTTGATGAGCTACAGGAACGGTTTAACTCTACTCATGCTGAGAAGGAAGAAGCTGCAGAGAAGCTAACTGTTCATGAGAGGACAATCTCACACCTGACAGAGGTGCACACACGTAGCTTGGAGCTCCATTCTGCAGCTGAATCAAAGAATGAAGAAATTGAAGCGCAGTTCCGTGAAGCTCTTGAGACGATAGCACAGAAAGAAGGTGAAGTTAAAGAATTGAGTGAGAAGCTGGATGCCCTTGAAATTGAGTTGGGATATTACGAAGAGCAGGCAACTGAAGCTGCTGCCACTGAAGAAAATCACAAGGTTAAATTTGATGAAGCTTTGCAGAAGATAAAGATCCTGGAGGAACAGCTTGAGGAGACACAAAGCAAGGTTGAGCATTTCCTTATGGAGAAGGAAAGCTTGGCTCAAGCAAATAGTAGTTTGAATGTGGAGTTGGAAGTACATCAGAACAAGTTGAACGAATTACAACTTGCACTTGCTGCTGCAGTAGCAGAAAAGGAGGGGGCATCTGAAGAGATTCATTCGCTGCGTAAAACGCTAGATGGAATGATCGAACGCAAAGCAGAATTAGAAATCCAG GTATCTTCTACCATGGAAGAGCACGATGAACTGAAGAGCAAATACCAAAATGCACTGGAAGAGAAGCAGATATTGAATGATAAGTATGAAACTACAAAGAAAGAGCTTGAGGAAGCAATAGCCAAGTTGGAGGAGAAAATGAATGTAGACAAGTCAGAAAAAGAGTTGCACATCTCAAAACTGGAGCGACAGATTACATTATCCGAGATAAAGTACATGGAGGAG ATAAAGACCATGCAGGTGGAAACAACTGAAAAGGATGAAGCACTAACAGCCAGGATGCAGGAACATGCAAACTTACAGCATGAGAAAGATGAGTTGGAACAACAGTTGCTGGAAATAAGAAAGGAACTGGATGGTGCCTACCGTACCATAGCAAATCAG GAAGAACAAGCTTCAGTGAGAGAGATAAAGTGGGATGCATATAGGAAGTATTCAGAGGATCAATTGGAAGCTGAGCAGCAGCGTGCTGCGGAGCTTGAACTGCAAGTATCAGCTCTTAAACAACAGCTCCAAGAAGCTGAGATCCATTACAAGCAAAAG GAAGAACAGGTTTCTTTAAGGGCGGTTCAATGGGAAGCAGATAAAAGTCATTCACTGGATGAGCTGGAAGCTCAGCGTCAGTATGCCAACGACTTGGAGAAACAGATCGAAGCTCTTACACAGAAGCTACAATCAGTCGACGCACACTACAAGCAGAAG GTCACAGAAGAGAGGGATAAGCTTGCTGAGGTCACCACAGAGTTCAACAAATTGACACAAAAAGTAAGCAAGAGTGTTGAATTGGAGAAGAAGGTACAGGACCTTGAACAGAAGCTGAAGGTAGCTTACTCTAAATCTGAGGAACAG GCAAAGGATTCTGTCCAGTTGAGATCCCGGGAATTCACCATGGATTCATCAACAATTTCAAGCAAACAACATGACAGATCTTTGGCTAATGACACGACCTCACCAAACCCAAGCCAGAAAGAAGTGCAAGAACCTTCTGGGATCATGGCCTTCAAGTTCATCCTGGGAGTTGCCCTGCTGTCCATACTCATCGGCGTGTTTCTCGGAAAACGGTACTAG
- the LOC112899684 gene encoding myosin-14 isoform X1, with protein sequence MEAKEGPDVSAPEMTDLKVPDKTPAQDDEKENLLNGNANLQVKEAHNDEDDGTGSDGFELIDVKENFGSTKMEEETAAPSTKVDTPPVQKESDTQEEKTATHEEQSVAENTRHLDSSMLNQQTEQLGELTRRIEELESEKGKLVKDLTEAENKQSLHYSSLQEAQSSLAMKDKELAEATKSLKEQGSDLESSKKRIQEIEAELDSSADKLRKLEELKDERSLHAAQEAKRASELDKMLEQAQSNMKEMEKHISSLQEDIKGHQDKATDHQKIEESLRSTISELKVVQEALELSKSQVADLEQKLASQDADISKLTEELNLHCSSEESLKEKTIKLENELTTAHEELQAKLLSLQELETKLDEQAKDRQTSEAALEKQNEQIVILQTQLDKLKDENNTIQGSLVDLNSKLSEKDSMLHQAEDNLAKAQLALSETLTQKEELELNLNSLSEQHGESKAFGEHANQKIFELEAQIQAMHAAEEALKSQLKEADASVEAAEKKSSDLEKQLSEIENKLVSSSEEVELMKERIQQEVAVSAEKGMQLEEAVASLEGYKEKINELQSSLDSSVSKNQLLEQQVKELTDKCSEHQEQAHSVRQRSLELEDLLHTSKTDAEGAYSRTQELEQELNSTYEKLKGVDKELEQYRSKASQLSDDLEAYQTKAASLEAVVEEASKKEKELMESLSQITEEKKKIEELTAEYEAKLQANLKEKQSFGESLQSQELKVLDLQQELVKLREEKEHHENTIADLNLQLSTKNDMYSQLESQLNEAGDDHSKTRSLLSEAQLHKEELELNVKSLNDLHTASKTAAESAMQRVSELETQIQELAASEQNLKLQLSELESKLASAEKTGMDLEQDLKAATIECSNCHVKIDELSGELEAYKEKSTNLETSLAQAQQTEAELSEKLAQVNEEKEKFEELSKKATIKHLEAEKQAQTLQGELESAHGKMEEVENELRSLGTRESSVLEKLKSAEEQLEHKGRALEHATSKKIDLETLYQSLLEDSEMKLQQSADNLAQKDTECQQLSEKLKLAEEQAASYQSRATAATEEAESMKVELEAFESEISTHEATIEELKTKVSDAESKAEQALAELAMLSGTNQALKEELDSKRAMLHEVQEQLNSTRAEKEEVAAKLAEHEKTVEHLTEVHSRGIELQSAAESRNAELEAQLREALEAAEQKETEVKNLKEKLVALESEIESLTHVNEALKQEINAKLVMVDELQEKCSSINSEKEEVAEKLAVHERKIEHLTEEHSRVLELRSVAESKNAKIESQLREVLQKVAQKEDEVTDLTQKLALLEAENEKLAITNKTLKEEVDARMAMFDELQERFNSTHAEKEEAAEKLTVHERTISHLTEVHTRSLELHSAAESKNEEIEAQFREALETIAQKEGEVKELSEKLDALEIELGYYEEQATEAAATEENHKVKFDEALQKIKILEEQLEETQSKVEHFLMEKESLAQANSSLNVELEVHQNKLNELQLALAAAVAEKEGASEEIHSLRKTLDGMIERKAELEIQVSSTMEEHDELKSKYQNALEEKQILNDKYETTKKELEEAIAKLEEKMNVDKSEKELHISKLERQITLSEIKYMEEIKTMQVETTEKDEALTARMQEHANLQHEKDELEQQLLEIRKELDGAYRTIANQEEQASVREIKWDAYRKYSEDQLEAEQQRAAELELQVSALKQQLQEAEIHYKQKEEQVSLRAVQWEADKSHSLDELEAQRQYANDLEKQIEALTQKLQSVDAHYKQKVTEERDKLAEVTTEFNKLTQKVSKSVELEKKVQDLEQKLKVAYSKSEEQAKDSVQLRSREFTMDSSTISSKQHDRSLANDTTSPNPSQKEVQEPSGIMAFKFILGVALLSILIGVFLGKRY encoded by the exons ATGGAAGCCAAAGAGGGGCCCGATGTAAGTGCTCCAGAGATGACTGATCTTAAGGTGCCTGATAAGACGCCC GCACAAGATGATGAAAAAGAAAACCTACTGAATGGTAATGCCAATCTGCAAGTGAAGGAAGCACAcaatgatgaagatgatggaaCAGGATCTGATGGGTTTGAGCTGATAGATGTGAAGGAAAATTTTGGTTCAACAAAAATGGAGGAAGAAACGGCAGCTCCAAGTACAAAGGTTGATACACCTCCTGTTCAAAAGGAAAGTGATACACAGGAAGAAAAAACGGCAACCCATGAAGAACAATCAGTTGCAGAAAACACGAGACATCTAGACTCCTCCATGTTGAACCAACAAACAGAACAATTGGGCGAGCTGACAAGGCGTATTGAAGAGCTTGAATCTGAAAAAGGCAAACTGGTCAAGGACTTGACAGAAGCAGAAAATAAGCAGAGCCTGCACTACAGTTCTCTACAAGAAGCTCAAAGCTCTCTGGCTATGAAAGATAAGGAGTTGGCTGAAGCAACAAAGTCCCTGAAGGAGCAGGGTTCTGATCTCGAAAGCTCGAAAAAGAGGATTCAAGAAATTGAAGCTGAATTAGATTCATCAGCAGATAAGCTCCGCAAACTTGAAGAGCTGAAGGATGAAAGAAGCTTGCATGCTGCACAGGAGGCAAAGAGGGCCTCAGAACTTGATAAGATGCTGGAACAGGCACAGTCGAATATGAAAGAAATGGAAAAACACATTAGCAGCCTTCAAGAGGATATAAAGGGACATCAAGATAAGGCCACAGACCATCAGAAAATAGAAGAATCACTGAGAAGCACAATCTCAGAACTCAAGGTGGTACAAGAGGCACTGGAGCTGTCAAAGTCACAAGTTGCTGATTTGGAACAGAAACTTGCCTCTCAGGATGCTGACATCAGTAAACTAACTGAAGAGTTGAATCTCCATTGTTCGTCTGAAGAATCTCTTAAAGAGAAGACTATTAAACTAGAGAATGAACTTACTACAGCACATGAAGAGCTACAAGCAAAGCTTTTGAGTTTGCAGGAATTGGAGACAAAACTTGATGAGCAGGCAAAAGACAGACAAACAAGTGAAGCTGCACTAGAGAAGCAAAATGAGCAGATAGTCATCTTGCAGACTCAGCTCGACAAATTGAAGGATGAAAACAATACTATCCAAGGGTCTCTTGTTGATCTTAACTCAAAACTTTCAGAAAAAGACTCCATGCTGCATCAGGCTGAAGATAATCTTGCTAAAGCACAGTTGGCCCTCTCAGAAACACTGACACAAAAAGAAGAATTGGAGCTGAATCTGAACTCTCTCAGTGAGCAGCATGGTGAGTCCAAAGCGTTTGGAGAACATGCAAACCAGAAGATTTTCGAGCTTGAAGCACAAATCCAGGCAATGCATGCAGCTGAAGAGGCACTCAAGTCACAGCTAAAAGAAGCTGACGCAAGTGTGGAAGCTGCTGAGAAGAAAAGTTCAGACCTTGAGAAACAACTCAGTGAGATTGAAAATAAATTAGTTTCATCAAGTGAAGAAGTAGAGTTGATGAAAGAACGTATTCAACAAGAAGTGGCTGTATCAGCAGAAAAAGGAATGCAGCTTGAAGAAGCAGTGGCCAGTCTAGAGGGATACAAAGAAAAAATCAATGAGTTACAATCGTCCCTAGATTCCTCAGTATCTAAAAATCAGCTACTTGAACAGCAAGTCAAGGAGCTGACCGATAAATGCTCAGAGCATCAAGAACAAGCTCATTCAGTTCGGCAAAGGAGCCTTGAGCTGGAAGATTTGCTTCACACATCAAAGACTGATGCTGAAGGTGCATACTCCCGGACACAGGAGCTGGAGCAGGAGCTGAACAGCACATATGAAAAGCTCAAGGGCGTTGATAAAGAACTCGAGCAATACAGAAGCAAAGCTTCACAACTTTCCGATGATCTAGAAGCTTATCAGACAAAAGCAGCTAGTCTTGAAGCTGTGGTGGAAGAAGCAAGCAAGAAAGAGAAGGAGCTTATGGAGTCATTGAGCCAAATAActgaagaaaagaagaaaattgAAGAACTAACGGCAGAGTATGAAGCTAAACTTCAAGCAAATTTGAAGGAAAAGCAATCTTTTGGAGAGAGTTTGCAGAGCCAAGAATTGAAGGTGCTGGATCTACAACAAGAGCTGGTGAAGTTGAGAGAAGAAAAAGAACACCATGAAAACACCATTGCTGATCTGAACCTGCAGCTCTCCACTAAGAATGACATGTACAGTCAACTGGAGTCCCAGTTAAACGAGGCTGGTGATGATCATAGCAAAACAAGATCACTTCTCTCAGAAGCACAATTACACAAAGAAGAACTTGAGCTAAATGTAAAATCTCTTAATGACCTGCACACTGCATCGAAAACAGCTGCCGAATCCGCAATGCAGAGGGTTTCAGAGCTTGAAACTCAAATTCAGGAATTAGCTGCTTCGGAACAGAACCTGAAGCTGCAGCTTAGTGAGTTAGAGTCAAAGTTAGCATCTGCTGAGAAGACGGGCATGGATCTTGAGCAAGACCTTAAAGCTGCTACAATAGAGTGCAGTAATTGCCATGTGAAGATTGATGAGCTTTCTGGGGAGCTTGAAGCATACAAGGAGAAATCAACTAACCTCGAGACTTCATTAGCACAAGCACAGCAAACAGAGGCTGAGTTGTCAGAGAAGTTGGCTCAAGTTAATGAAGAAAAGGAGAAGTTTGAAGAACTGTCAAAGAAAGCAACCATAAAGCATTTGGAAGCAGAGAAGCAGGCCCAAACTTTACAGGGTGAATTAGAATCTGCCCACGGTAAAATGGAAGAGGTGGAAAATGAACTGCGGTCTCTGGGTACTAGAGAAAGCTCAGTGCTTGAGAAGCTTAAATCTGCAGAAGAGCAGCTGGAGCACAAAGGGAGGGCACTGGAACACGCCACTTCCAAGAAAATTGACTTGGAAACTCTGTATCAGTCTTTACTTGAAGATTCAGAGATGAAGCTCCAACAATCAGCAGACAACTTAGCTCAGAAGGACACAGAGTGCCAGCAACTGTCTGAAAAGCTGAAGTTGGCTGAGGAACAAGCAGCATCTTATCAATCAAGAGCAACTGCAGCCACTGAAGAGGCGGAATCTATGAAGGTGGAGCTCGAAGCCTTTGAATCAGAGATTTCAACTCATGAGGCCACCATTGAAGAACTCAAGACCAAGGTCTCTGATGCTGAGTCAAAGGCGGAGCAGGCGTTAGCTGAGCTTGCAATGCTTAGTGGAACAAATCAGGCCCTGAAAGAGGAACTTGATTCTAAGCGGGCAATGCTTCATGAAGTTCAGGAACAGCTTAATTCTACTCGGGCTGAAAAGGAAGAAGTTGCTGCTAAGCTAGCTGAGCATGAAAAGACAGTAGAACATTTGACTGAGGTGCACAGTAGAGGTATAGAGCTCCAATCTGCAGCTGAATCACGGAATGCAGAACTCGAAGCTCAATTGCGTGAAGCTCTTGAGGCAGCAGAGCAAAAAGAGACTGAGGTGAAAAACTTGAAAGAAAAACTGGTTGCCCTCGAGTCTGAGATCGAAAGTTTGACACATGTAAATGAAGCCTTAAAACAGGAGATCAATGCTAAGCTGGTGATGGTTGATGAGCTGCAGGAGAAGTGTAGTTCTATAAATTCTGAGAAAGAAGAAGTTGCAGAGAAGTTGGCTGTTCATGAGAGGAAAATAGAACATTTGACAGAAGAGCATTCCAGAGTCTTGGAGCTCCGATCTGTAGCTGAATCGAAGAATGCAAAAATTGAGAGTCAACTGCGTGAAGTTCTTCAAAAGGTAGCACAAAAGGAAGATGAAGTTACAGACTTGACGCAGAAGCTGGCTTTACTCGAAGCTGAGAATGAAAAGCTGGCTATTACGAACAAGACACTGAAAGAGGAAGTGGATGCTAGGATGGCCATGTTTGATGAGCTACAGGAACGGTTTAACTCTACTCATGCTGAGAAGGAAGAAGCTGCAGAGAAGCTAACTGTTCATGAGAGGACAATCTCACACCTGACAGAGGTGCACACACGTAGCTTGGAGCTCCATTCTGCAGCTGAATCAAAGAATGAAGAAATTGAAGCGCAGTTCCGTGAAGCTCTTGAGACGATAGCACAGAAAGAAGGTGAAGTTAAAGAATTGAGTGAGAAGCTGGATGCCCTTGAAATTGAGTTGGGATATTACGAAGAGCAGGCAACTGAAGCTGCTGCCACTGAAGAAAATCACAAGGTTAAATTTGATGAAGCTTTGCAGAAGATAAAGATCCTGGAGGAACAGCTTGAGGAGACACAAAGCAAGGTTGAGCATTTCCTTATGGAGAAGGAAAGCTTGGCTCAAGCAAATAGTAGTTTGAATGTGGAGTTGGAAGTACATCAGAACAAGTTGAACGAATTACAACTTGCACTTGCTGCTGCAGTAGCAGAAAAGGAGGGGGCATCTGAAGAGATTCATTCGCTGCGTAAAACGCTAGATGGAATGATCGAACGCAAAGCAGAATTAGAAATCCAG GTATCTTCTACCATGGAAGAGCACGATGAACTGAAGAGCAAATACCAAAATGCACTGGAAGAGAAGCAGATATTGAATGATAAGTATGAAACTACAAAGAAAGAGCTTGAGGAAGCAATAGCCAAGTTGGAGGAGAAAATGAATGTAGACAAGTCAGAAAAAGAGTTGCACATCTCAAAACTGGAGCGACAGATTACATTATCCGAGATAAAGTACATGGAGGAG ATAAAGACCATGCAGGTGGAAACAACTGAAAAGGATGAAGCACTAACAGCCAGGATGCAGGAACATGCAAACTTACAGCATGAGAAAGATGAGTTGGAACAACAGTTGCTGGAAATAAGAAAGGAACTGGATGGTGCCTACCGTACCATAGCAAATCAG GAAGAACAAGCTTCAGTGAGAGAGATAAAGTGGGATGCATATAGGAAGTATTCAGAGGATCAATTGGAAGCTGAGCAGCAGCGTGCTGCGGAGCTTGAACTGCAAGTATCAGCTCTTAAACAACAGCTCCAAGAAGCTGAGATCCATTACAAGCAAAAG GAAGAACAGGTTTCTTTAAGGGCGGTTCAATGGGAAGCAGATAAAAGTCATTCACTGGATGAGCTGGAAGCTCAGCGTCAGTATGCCAACGACTTGGAGAAACAGATCGAAGCTCTTACACAGAAGCTACAATCAGTCGACGCACACTACAAGCAGAAG GTCACAGAAGAGAGGGATAAGCTTGCTGAGGTCACCACAGAGTTCAACAAATTGACACAAAAAGTAAGCAAGAGTGTTGAATTGGAGAAGAAGGTACAGGACCTTGAACAGAAGCTGAAGGTAGCTTACTCTAAATCTGAGGAACAG GCAAAGGATTCTGTCCAGTTGAGATCCCGGGAATTCACCATGGATTCATCAACAATTTCAAGCAAACAACATGACAGATCTTTGGCTAATGACACGACCTCACCAAACCCAAGCCAGAAAGAAGTGCAAGAACCTTCTGGGATCATGGCCTTCAAGTTCATCCTGGGAGTTGCCCTGCTGTCCATACTCATCGGCGTGTTTCTCGGAAAACGGTACTAG